Proteins encoded in a region of the Rutidosis leptorrhynchoides isolate AG116_Rl617_1_P2 chromosome 9, CSIRO_AGI_Rlap_v1, whole genome shotgun sequence genome:
- the LOC139867438 gene encoding zinc finger protein ZAT9-like, producing MLSLTQESDQELIKHICKLCDKSFPSGRSLGGHMRSHVINSTDYNHNNHRHEGLQQKKKKMIKKLSAISSCDKSMKNNTVFIDGSSNSNDSGYELRKDPKKTPKVKDASELENNLVVLDKLCKECGKGFQSWKALFGHMKCHSEKVLNNHTNNNNIMNQDYLTGHLDNENSGTKAGQTKKSRSRNKSIKRYIVTTTMTTSSSSLSMNVNDDNNKQISSNHASTSIASEIDQDQESEIAMCLMMLSRDERKWGKEIESYDHCNSSAFVKLTKDEGKKLQDNGSKNNKIGILGRSEVGYTESEKIIIQDDNFDNEIELGFGKFEDSSKRKFECITCDKSFHSYQALGGHKASHKKLKTTNSSNNHQATKSFNLGASSLKKTVVLGTHECPICLKIFSSGQALGGHKRSHLVAESKMIQKTSMNLIEKVSEPVHEIRAFLDVNMLPDTMEEDMIMNSSTTVYMPWHWVDTNNHESKTLLGLLSTS from the exons ATGTTGAGTTTGACCCAAGAAAGTGATCAAGAATTGATCAAACATATTTGTAAATTGTGTGATAAAAGCTTTCCTTCTGGTAGATCTTTAGGAGGTCACATGAGGTCTCACGTGATCAACTCAACTGATTATAATCATAACAATCATCGTCATGAGGGTCTGCAgcaaaagaagaaaaagatgatcaagAAGCTGTCAGCTATCAGCAGTTGTGACAAATCAATGAAGAACAACACTGTTTTCATTGATGGATCGTCGAATTCGAATGATTCGGGTTACGAGCTACGGAAAGATCCAAAAAAGACTCCAAAAGTCAAAGATGCAAGTGAACTGGAAAACAATTTAGTTGTTCTTGATAAGTTGTGTAAGGAATGTGGTAAAGGTTTTCAATCATGGAAGGCCTTATTTGGACATATGAAATGTCATTCTGAAAAAGTCTTAAACAAtcataccaacaacaacaatattATGAATCAAGATTATTTGACTGGTCATTTAGATAATGAGAATTCGGGTACTAAAGCGGGTCAAACCAAGAAGTCAAGATCAAGAAACAAAAGCATTAAAAGGTATATAGTTACAACGACCATGACAACATCTTCATCTTCTTTGTCAATGAATgtaaatgatgataataacaaaCAAATCAGCAGTAATCATGCTTCAACAAGTATTGCGTCCGAAATTGATCAAGATCAAGAATCTGAGATTGCTATGTGTTTAATGATGCTTTCTAGAGATGAGAGGAAATGGGGTAAGGAAATCGAATCGTATGATCATTGCAATTCCTCTGCTTTTGTGAAGTTGACTAAAGATGAGGGTAAAAAGCTACAAGACAATGGTTCCAAGAACAACAAAATTGGTATTCTTGGAAGATCTGAAGTGGGTTATACTGAATCGGAGAAGATTATCATCCAAGATGACAACTTCGATAACGAAATTGAGTTAGGTTTTGGGAAATTTGAGGATTCAAGCAAGAGAAAGTTCGAGTGTATTACATGTGACAAAAGCTTTCACTCTTATCAAGCACTTGGTGGCCATAAAGCAAGTCACAAGAAGTTAAAGACAA CAAATTCATCTAATAATCATCAGGCAACAAAAAGTTTCAATCTTGGTGCTAGTTCTTTGAAGAAAACAGTAGTTTTAGGCACACATGAATGCCCAATTTGCTTGAAAATTTTCTCATCTGGGCAAGCTTTGGGAGGTCACAAGAGATCACATTTGGTTGCTGAGTCTAAAATGATTCAAAAAACCAGCATGAACCTGATTGAAAAAGTGAGCGAACCGGTTCATGAAATTCGAGCTTTTCTTGATGTTAACATGCTGCCTGATACAATGGAAGAAGATATGATCATGAACAGTAGTACCACAGTGTACATGCCATGGCACTGGGTAGATACTAACAACCATGAATCAAAAACATTACTTGGTTTGCTCTCAACAAGTTAA